In Ignavibacteriota bacterium, the following are encoded in one genomic region:
- a CDS encoding substrate-binding domain-containing protein, with amino-acid sequence MTRYSIVAILVAAGLVLAGCSREPGSTKLTSGTLTVECDEAVFPAMNVLAADFRQQYPDARIDIRCVEARAATANFVNDSVKVIVCARPLNDEERNVLTATKTWFEEYHVAQSAVAVIVNPANPVKELRMGQADSIFTGQTTVWPNWRAGGVVDLVIGSVDASTNEVFRRLVMRGKPFAQSATPMTSSSDIVEYVAKTPGAAGIVGVGWLKGVESDVKVIGLSRPGVTPDSTQPAGKAYAPHQAYVYQGYYPASTPVTMYTRDLDRTVSLGFISFAAGPFGQKVFLNSGLVPVTMPVRLIQLTSE; translated from the coding sequence ATGACCAGGTATAGCATCGTTGCCATACTCGTTGCCGCGGGCCTGGTGCTCGCGGGATGCAGCCGTGAGCCGGGTTCCACAAAGCTGACCTCGGGCACGCTCACCGTGGAATGCGACGAGGCCGTGTTCCCCGCCATGAATGTCCTCGCCGCGGACTTCCGTCAGCAGTACCCCGATGCCCGTATCGACATCCGGTGCGTCGAGGCACGTGCTGCGACGGCGAATTTCGTGAACGATAGTGTGAAGGTCATCGTCTGCGCGCGTCCGCTCAATGACGAAGAGCGGAACGTGTTGACAGCGACGAAGACCTGGTTCGAAGAGTATCACGTTGCACAATCCGCCGTCGCCGTGATCGTCAACCCGGCGAACCCCGTGAAGGAACTGCGCATGGGGCAGGCGGACAGCATCTTCACCGGTCAGACCACCGTCTGGCCGAACTGGCGTGCCGGGGGGGTGGTGGACCTGGTGATCGGCAGCGTGGATGCCAGTACGAATGAAGTGTTCCGGCGCCTGGTCATGCGCGGCAAGCCGTTCGCGCAGTCCGCGACCCCGATGACGAGCTCCTCGGATATCGTGGAGTATGTGGCGAAGACCCCGGGTGCCGCCGGCATCGTGGGTGTGGGTTGGCTGAAGGGTGTGGAAAGCGACGTGAAGGTCATCGGACTCTCGCGGCCCGGCGTGACCCCGGATTCCACCCAGCCTGCGGGCAAGGCCTACGCACCGCATCAGGCGTACGTGTATCAGGGATATTATCCGGCTTCAACGCCGGTCACGATGTACACCCGGGACCTCGACCGCACGGTCAGTCTCGGATTCATCTCCTTCGCCGCAGGTCCATTCGGGCAGAAGGTGTTCCTGAATAGCGGGTTGGTGCCGGTGACCATGCCTGTTCGACTCATTCAACTTACATCGGAATAG
- a CDS encoding heavy-metal-associated domain-containing protein, which yields MHEQEIRVEGMTCQHCVMAVQKALNEVPGISVKVVRIGAVVYSTDDIERAEKRVRQAITASGYKPVA from the coding sequence ATGCACGAGCAAGAGATCCGTGTTGAAGGAATGACATGCCAGCACTGCGTGATGGCGGTACAGAAGGCGTTGAATGAAGTGCCCGGCATCAGCGTGAAGGTGGTCCGTATCGGCGCGGTGGTGTACAGCACCGATGATATCGAACGCGCCGAGAAGCGCGTCCGGCAGGCCATCACGGCCTCCGGCTATAAGCCCGTTGCGTGA
- a CDS encoding tetratricopeptide repeat protein, with product MKRALVLLLLGCMVEFGFGQEFLVKGRAALASKDTTAAIAAFEQALKANQKPGETHTHLGTIALARGQVADAVKHLEEAVRIDDDIVDAVRSLGEAYVKTKNLPGAIVQFKRAVKLAPKNGAVAASYGKALLAADSTDAAIRELTRAKEYLPEDPSIYEALGDAFANHNVVPMVIMNYQKAIEYDPAGTSRRIKLANVYEKNRQYTEAVKEFDEIIKRDSSNADAYRQKGNIYLRAKLYKSAIAPLRTYTNLQPKSVEGSVLLVKALSGANDFEETVKEAKRSIKMDSSNVDVWRSLAQAQVETRQFQDALVSYEALKRRKAFTSADQGQFGLALFRTGRDQEALQSLLEAVATDSTNCDAYFSLGSIYMKVREYEKAGAMFDKRIDCDPKSISLAAYLNGAASHMQTKNYPRTRELLTRAIAVKPDFLQARLWLARYYAQVDSLDNAKAEYDSVLQQIGTNTDKYKKEAAEAHYLLGMYFFRKQAFGSSVESFRKASSLGYEDAGLRLTWGQAVLQTLDRTATDPSDNDKKIADAIRLFRRVIELDPANAQGHLWLGQGLIQARKEGDDKRNKELQEEACGEFRKTLKLEPRNDDAKKAMDRIGCK from the coding sequence ATGAAACGCGCACTTGTGCTCTTGTTGCTTGGCTGTATGGTGGAGTTCGGATTCGGCCAGGAGTTCCTGGTGAAGGGGAGAGCTGCCCTTGCGTCGAAGGACACGACGGCGGCGATCGCTGCGTTTGAGCAGGCCCTGAAGGCCAACCAGAAACCCGGCGAGACGCATACCCACCTCGGCACCATTGCGCTCGCGCGCGGACAGGTCGCCGATGCCGTGAAGCATCTCGAGGAAGCCGTGCGCATCGACGATGATATCGTGGATGCCGTGCGGTCGCTCGGCGAGGCGTATGTGAAGACGAAGAACCTCCCCGGCGCGATCGTGCAGTTCAAGCGCGCGGTGAAACTCGCCCCGAAGAACGGCGCGGTGGCCGCATCGTATGGCAAGGCGCTTCTTGCGGCCGACTCGACGGATGCAGCGATCCGGGAGCTGACGCGTGCGAAGGAGTATCTGCCGGAAGACCCCAGCATCTATGAAGCGCTGGGCGATGCGTTCGCCAACCACAATGTCGTCCCCATGGTGATCATGAATTACCAGAAGGCGATCGAATACGACCCGGCGGGTACCTCACGCCGCATCAAGCTGGCGAATGTGTACGAAAAGAACCGCCAGTATACGGAGGCGGTGAAGGAGTTCGATGAGATCATCAAGCGTGATTCCTCGAACGCCGATGCCTACCGCCAGAAGGGGAATATCTATCTGCGCGCGAAGCTGTACAAGAGCGCGATCGCCCCGCTGCGGACGTACACCAACCTCCAGCCGAAGTCGGTGGAAGGCTCCGTCCTGCTCGTGAAAGCCCTGAGCGGCGCGAATGATTTCGAAGAGACGGTGAAGGAAGCGAAACGCTCGATCAAGATGGATTCCTCCAACGTGGATGTCTGGCGGTCGCTTGCCCAGGCACAGGTGGAGACGCGCCAGTTCCAGGACGCCCTCGTGTCGTACGAGGCCCTGAAGCGCAGGAAGGCGTTCACGTCGGCGGACCAGGGGCAGTTTGGGCTCGCGCTGTTCCGGACCGGCCGCGACCAGGAAGCGCTGCAATCGTTGCTGGAGGCGGTGGCGACCGACTCGACGAACTGCGACGCGTACTTCAGTCTGGGCAGCATCTACATGAAGGTGCGGGAGTACGAGAAGGCCGGTGCGATGTTCGACAAGCGGATCGACTGCGATCCGAAGTCCATCTCGCTCGCCGCGTACCTGAATGGCGCCGCATCGCACATGCAGACGAAGAACTATCCGCGCACGCGCGAGCTGCTCACCCGTGCGATCGCGGTGAAGCCGGATTTCCTGCAGGCACGGCTCTGGCTGGCGCGCTACTATGCGCAGGTGGATTCGCTGGACAACGCGAAGGCCGAGTACGACTCGGTGCTGCAGCAGATCGGCACGAACACCGACAAGTACAAGAAGGAAGCGGCTGAAGCCCACTACCTGCTCGGGATGTATTTCTTCCGCAAACAGGCGTTCGGGTCGTCCGTGGAGTCCTTCCGTAAGGCCTCATCCCTCGGGTACGAGGATGCAGGGCTCCGCTTGACGTGGGGCCAGGCCGTGTTGCAGACGCTGGACCGTACGGCAACGGACCCGAGCGACAACGACAAGAAGATCGCCGATGCGATACGGCTGTTCCGCCGTGTGATCGAACTTGATCCTGCCAATGCCCAGGGCCATCTCTGGCTCGGCCAGGGCCTGATCCAGGCACGCAAGGAAGGCGACGACAAGCGGAACAAGGAGTTGCAGGAGGAGGCGTGCGGGGAATTCCGGAAGACCTTGAAGCTTGAGCCGAGGAATGATGATGCGAAGAAGGCGATGGATCGCATCGGATGCAAATAG
- a CDS encoding energy transducer TonB, translating to MAATAATASYKGAQYGAVELKAVYQKYWFTGLGIAVTLHLLLVGSYYLIGLLNEEEAPVMMVRIMKYSDLGPPPSINAANTPPPISVAAPSAKPTVGAPVPVPDAEVSAEQTMATQTEMSNQVAPVVDVDAGGPVEIEQDIRIDEDAPPADFVPVEKEPQPVKKVEPKYPELAMRAGLEGKVWVKIWVDKEGKPKQVVILKSDAEIFNEPAVEAAKQWVFTPAYMNNGPVAVWVSIPFRFKLADRK from the coding sequence ATGGCAGCAACAGCTGCAACAGCCTCCTACAAGGGAGCTCAGTACGGGGCGGTCGAACTCAAAGCCGTGTACCAGAAGTACTGGTTCACGGGGTTGGGCATCGCCGTGACCCTGCATCTGCTTCTTGTCGGGTCCTACTATCTGATCGGACTCCTCAATGAAGAAGAAGCGCCGGTGATGATGGTCCGGATCATGAAGTACTCCGATCTCGGTCCGCCGCCCTCGATCAACGCAGCCAACACCCCGCCCCCGATCTCGGTGGCGGCGCCAAGCGCCAAGCCGACCGTCGGTGCGCCTGTTCCGGTGCCGGATGCCGAGGTGAGCGCGGAGCAGACCATGGCCACCCAGACCGAAATGAGCAATCAGGTCGCGCCGGTGGTGGACGTGGATGCGGGTGGTCCCGTGGAGATCGAGCAGGACATCAGGATCGATGAGGATGCACCGCCGGCCGATTTCGTGCCGGTGGAGAAGGAACCCCAGCCGGTGAAGAAGGTCGAGCCGAAGTATCCGGAACTCGCGATGCGTGCGGGCCTGGAAGGCAAGGTCTGGGTGAAGATCTGGGTCGATAAAGAAGGCAAGCCGAAGCAGGTTGTCATTCTGAAGAGCGACGCGGAGATCTTCAACGAACCGGCAGTGGAAGCGGCAAAGCAGTGGGTGTTCACACCCGCCTACATGAACAACGGACCGGTCGCGGTGTGGGTATCGATCCCGTTCCGGTTCAAGCTGGCGGACCGCAAGTAA
- a CDS encoding biopolymer transporter ExbD: MPKFKPHRQGVRIDMTPLVDVAFLLLTFFMLTTQFKPVEEVSIVLPSSHSEFKLPESDVMMISIAKEATYIGNDTTHIWLSLDSQILRKRLFSEYKNKSVQVEGKQYPKEYKETYYLELSYPVPKSQLANYLVQARTANPKLRTVVKGDRDSDYGVAEDVMDILQKTNITRFSLVTDFARPVQE, from the coding sequence ATGCCGAAATTCAAGCCGCACCGACAGGGCGTCCGGATCGATATGACGCCGCTGGTGGACGTGGCCTTTCTGCTGCTGACGTTCTTCATGCTGACGACGCAGTTCAAACCGGTGGAAGAGGTGTCGATCGTGTTGCCCTCTTCGCATTCGGAGTTCAAACTGCCGGAATCGGACGTGATGATGATCAGCATCGCGAAAGAAGCCACCTACATTGGCAATGACACAACACACATCTGGTTGTCGCTGGACTCCCAGATCCTGCGCAAGCGCCTGTTCTCGGAGTACAAGAACAAATCGGTCCAGGTCGAAGGCAAGCAGTATCCGAAGGAATACAAGGAGACCTACTACCTCGAACTGAGCTACCCGGTCCCGAAGAGCCAGCTCGCGAACTATCTGGTCCAGGCACGTACCGCGAATCCGAAACTCCGCACCGTGGTCAAGGGTGATCGTGACTCGGATTATGGTGTCGCGGAAGACGTGATGGATATCCTGCAGAAAACAAACATCACCCGGTTCAGCCTGGTAACAGATTTCGCCAGACCGGTTCAGGAATAG
- a CDS encoding CoA pyrophosphatase, with protein sequence MLAHPITPTLIRHAVATHARRPALEDGGAVPLISAAVLVPIVQEHHGLSLLLTRRTETVETHKGQIAFPGGMVDGADRDRVHTAVREAEEELGIPPASVEMLGMLDDLTTPTGFCITPVVGLLSHLPPLQLSPGEVAEAFTVPLAFFADPGNAEMERRSIRGAVREVWTYRYGGHVIWGATGTIIHRFMDILAAP encoded by the coding sequence ATGCTGGCACACCCCATCACACCGACCCTGATCCGCCACGCCGTCGCCACGCATGCGCGACGCCCCGCCCTTGAGGACGGAGGTGCGGTACCGCTGATCTCCGCCGCGGTCCTCGTGCCCATCGTCCAGGAGCACCACGGCCTCTCCCTGTTGCTCACGCGGCGGACAGAGACCGTGGAGACCCACAAGGGGCAGATCGCGTTCCCCGGAGGGATGGTGGATGGGGCTGACAGGGACCGTGTGCACACGGCGGTGAGGGAGGCGGAGGAGGAACTCGGGATACCCCCGGCCTCCGTGGAAATGCTCGGTATGCTTGATGATCTGACGACGCCGACCGGCTTCTGCATCACCCCGGTGGTCGGACTCCTTTCACACCTCCCGCCGCTTCAGTTGAGTCCGGGGGAGGTGGCGGAGGCCTTCACGGTGCCGCTCGCGTTCTTCGCCGATCCCGGGAATGCCGAAATGGAGCGTCGATCCATCCGTGGCGCGGTGCGCGAAGTATGGACCTACCGGTACGGTGGCCACGTGATATGGGGAGCCACGGGAACCATCATCCATAGGTTCATGGACATCCTCGCGGCTCCCTGA
- a CDS encoding biopolymer transporter ExbD, whose translation MSGGEVAAPGGSKKGKKGKKKGNRLGVRIDMTALVDVAFLLLTFFMYTTSMSRPQTMEINLPPDDNVKVEIAESNLLTLRINQKGDIFWNTGIESPKRLDPVELRKFLREKSLGNPKLTTLVKVDREGKYIMLVNMIDELNLAQIQRFSIAPLLDADKALIARVQS comes from the coding sequence ATGTCAGGTGGAGAAGTAGCTGCCCCAGGTGGAAGTAAGAAGGGCAAGAAAGGCAAAAAGAAGGGCAATCGCCTCGGCGTTCGTATCGACATGACGGCGCTGGTGGATGTGGCCTTTCTGCTTCTGACGTTCTTTATGTACACGACGAGTATGTCGCGCCCGCAGACGATGGAGATCAACCTTCCGCCCGACGACAATGTGAAGGTCGAGATCGCGGAATCCAATCTTCTGACGCTGCGGATCAACCAGAAGGGTGACATTTTCTGGAACACGGGCATCGAATCGCCGAAGCGCCTCGATCCGGTCGAACTGCGCAAGTTCCTCAGGGAGAAATCTCTTGGGAACCCGAAGCTGACGACGCTGGTGAAGGTGGATCGTGAAGGGAAGTACATCATGCTTGTCAATATGATCGATGAGCTGAACCTTGCACAGATCCAGCGTTTCAGCATCGCGCCGCTGCTTGACGCCGACAAGGCGTTGATCGCGCGCGTGCAATCATAG